The window TATATTACTAACTGCAAACACACTTCAGTTAGGTTAAGTATAGTGTCACAaagtacagaaaaatccagacTTAGTTCATTTAACTTGATTGGATTTAATTATATATTGCTGATTCTTCTTTTTGTAATTTATACATTAGAGCAAATATAGATGGAAATAGTCAATACTTTGGACAGTTATGGAGATGAACACCCAATGTATTACTAGtattcttctccttcctcttctccttccacgCTATCAGCCCCCACCTCCTCATAATCCTTCTCCAGAGCTGCCATGTCCTCTCTGGCCTCAGagaactctccctcctccatgccctcaCCCACATACCAGTGCACAAAGGCACGTTTAGCATACATCAGGTCAAACTTGTGGTCAAGCCGAGCCCAGGCCTCAGCAATAGCCGTGGTGTTGCTCAGCATGCACACAGCCCTCTGGACCTTGGCCAGGTCTCCACCAGGGACCACAGTGGGGGGCTGGTAGTTGATTCCAACCTTGAAACCAGTTGGGCACCAGTCAACAAACTGGATAGACCTTTTGGTCTTGATGGTGGCAATGGCAGCATTTACATCTTTGGGCACCACATCACCACGGTACAGAAGGCAGCAGGCCATGTACTTTCCATGGCGAGGGTCACATTTAACCATCTGATTGGCAGGCTCAAAGCAGGCGTTGGTGATTTCAGATACAGTTAATTGCTCGTGGTAAGCCTTCTCTGCTGAGATAACTGGAGCATAGGTGGCCAGAGGGAAATGGATACGGGGATAGGGCACCAAGTTGGTCTGGAACTCTGTCAGATCAACATTGAGGGCACCATCAAAACGAAGGGAAGCGGTGATGGAGGAAACTATTTGACTAATGAGCCTGTTGAGGTTGGTGTAGCTAGGACGCTCAATGTCGAGGTTCCTACGGCAGATATCAAAGATGGCCTCATTGTCCACCATGAAGGCACAGTCAGAGTGCTCCAGGGTGGTGTGGGTGGTCAGGATGGAGTTGTAGGGCTCCACCACAGCTGTGGACACCTGGGGAGCTGGGTAGATGGAGAACTCCAGCTTGGACTTCTTGCCGTAGTCAACAGACAGGCGCTCCATCAGCAGGGAGGTGAAACCAGAGCCAGTTCCACCTCCAAAGCTGTGGAAGACCAGGAAGCCCTGAAGGCCTGTGCACTGGTCAGCCTGAGGCGTGGGAAAAACAGAAATCAAGACAGTTTATTCAGAAGATGATGAGTGATAGATTATTATTGATTTGATTTATTATGAAGGACCCACCAGTTTGCGCATCCTGTCCAGCACCAGGTCAATAATCTCCTTGCCAATGGTGTAGTGTCCACGGGCGTAGTTGTTGGCCGCATCCTCCTTACCAGTGATGAGCTGCTCAGGGTGGAACAGCTGGCGGTAGGTTCCAGAGCGCACCTCATCTGTGGAGAGAGAATGACAACTTCATGTAGGGCAGTTAACACAAACCCCAAATAGTTGTTATTTCATTACACTTCTACTCTATGTACTTTGAAGCAGAGACAAAACCTACCAATGACTGTGGGCTCTAGGTCCACAAACACAGCTCTGGGGACATGCTTCCCAGCTCCAGTCTCACTGAAGAAGGTGTTGAAGGAATCATCTTTTCCGCCAATGGCTTTGTGACTGGGCATCTGTCCGTCCGGCTGAATCCCATGCTCCAGACAGTAGAGCTCCCAGCAGGCATTGCCAATCTGGACTCCAGCCTGGCCCACGTGGACTGAGATACACTCACGCTGAAGGAGTAAAGTGTAAATACTTTTTATGTATTATGACAAGCCTGTTATGCATTAATATGCTGAACTATCACTAAAGTGCAATAATTTTGAACAAAACACACAGTatcatgttattattattaatgtatTATCTTTCTTGTACAATGTTGTGAACTCATGATAGTGTTTACAGGACATCTCTGATTGACCAGCATACTAGCACAGTGATTCAACTGTTCTAAGCGCCTATAGACTGTTCCAGTTTCTACATATTTTgagaaaggaggaaggggaggaggaatgaGAAAAAAGGCTTTCATTGAAGCAGACATCAGCCTAAACCAGAACATCCTGACCATGTCACCTGACTTGAGCCGCAAGTCACACTATCTGAATACAAAATGGACAGTGTTTTAAGATCAGGAATATTTCACATACTGCACTGTATGTCATCTTTGTTTTCAATCGATCACATGATCACTGTGAAAATAATAAAAGTACAAACTGTTCTTCAGAAGGCATTTACACTTTGTAAATCAAAAGTCATTGTATGATTAATAATTGCATACTTACATACTTGCCAACAAGTATCTATAACTTTATTTCAAGCTATTTTGAGACtaaattgtgtttttaattaaaaaaacaaaaacctcCAAGTTTGTGgatttacatttttatattcCTTAATTTAAAGTACAGGCCCACAAGAGCACAGTGAGTTT of the Hypomesus transpacificus isolate Combined female chromosome 18, fHypTra1, whole genome shotgun sequence genome contains:
- the LOC124480997 gene encoding tubulin alpha-1C chain-like isoform X2 codes for the protein MRECISVHVGQAGVQIGNACWELYCLEHGIQPDGQMPSHKAIGGKDDSFNTFFSETGAGKHVPRAVFVDLEPTVIDEVRSGTYRQLFHPEQLITGKEDAANNYARGHYTIGKEIIDLVLDRMRKLADQCTGLQGFLVFHSFGGGTGSGFTSLLMERLSVDYGKKSKLEFSIYPAPQVSTAVVEPYNSILTTHTTLEHSDCAFMVDNEAIFDICRRNLDIERPSYTNLNRLISQIVSSITASLRFDGALNVDLTEFQTNLVPYPRIHFPLATYAPVISAEKAYHEQLTVSEITNACFEPANQMVKCDPRHGKYMACCLLYRGDVVPKDVNAAIATIKTKRSIQFVDWCPTGFKVGINYQPPTVVPGGDLAKVQRAVCMLSNTTAIAEAWARLDHKFDLMYAKRAFVHWYVGEGMEEGEFSEAREDMAALEKDYEEVGADSVEGEEEGEEY